One genomic segment of Deinococcus arcticus includes these proteins:
- a CDS encoding ABC-F family ATP-binding cassette domain-containing protein codes for MLKATGVARAYADRTVFAHIHLEVGAGDRVALIGANGSGKSSLLRVLAGLDTPDAGTVTRSGRVALLAQQAELRGTVLDAVMPAELRRARRTFETASAALGSGTGAALQAFADAEEHWRVAGGYDAEARAEAVLAGLNLPGHAPAGSLSGGQTRRVWLARLLLSPADVYLLDEPTNHLDSAGAAWLEAWIQASPAAFVLASHDRAFLDAVATRAAELERGELREYPGGYTEAMALKAALRGAQARDYAAYQRKRAALDEERRRQASKGAVPENRRRARDNDKFLSSHKAGRAQQIHSARARALHKQLERLDEQAVARPYTDHRTVRLDLPPAPPGPAEVLTVQGLSAARGGRTVLSDVTLQVRRGERVALTGPNGGGKSTLLRALLGELPAHGTVRWGAGLVRAVIGQGGEELRGLSTVGDALLDANPHLSPHQLHEVAAGLQVPGGPAFALSALSGGGRTRLSLARLSVTRAQVLVLDEPTNHLDVRAIETLERLLVTFPGTVLLASHDRALLSRVATRRWQVEGGQVREMNGVSPQPTA; via the coding sequence ATGCTCAAGGCCACAGGGGTCGCGCGTGCCTACGCCGACCGCACCGTTTTTGCCCACATTCATCTGGAGGTGGGCGCCGGGGACCGCGTGGCGCTGATCGGCGCCAACGGCAGCGGCAAGAGTTCCCTGCTGCGGGTGCTGGCGGGCCTGGACACCCCGGACGCCGGCACCGTGACCCGCAGCGGCCGGGTGGCGCTCCTGGCCCAGCAGGCCGAGCTGCGCGGCACGGTGCTGGACGCCGTGATGCCCGCCGAGCTGCGCCGGGCGCGCCGGACCTTCGAGACGGCTTCGGCGGCGCTGGGCAGCGGCACCGGGGCGGCGCTGCAGGCGTTCGCCGACGCCGAGGAGCACTGGCGCGTGGCAGGCGGCTACGACGCCGAAGCCCGGGCCGAGGCGGTGCTGGCGGGCCTGAACCTGCCGGGCCACGCACCGGCCGGCAGCCTGTCCGGGGGCCAGACACGGCGCGTGTGGCTGGCGCGGCTGCTGCTCTCGCCCGCCGACGTGTACCTGCTGGACGAACCCACCAATCACCTGGACAGCGCCGGGGCCGCGTGGCTGGAAGCCTGGATTCAGGCCTCGCCCGCTGCCTTTGTGCTGGCCAGCCACGACCGGGCCTTTCTGGACGCGGTGGCCACGCGCGCGGCCGAACTGGAACGCGGCGAGCTGCGCGAGTACCCGGGCGGCTACACCGAGGCCATGGCCCTGAAAGCGGCCCTGCGCGGGGCCCAGGCCCGCGATTACGCGGCCTACCAGCGCAAACGCGCCGCCCTGGACGAGGAGCGGCGCCGGCAGGCCAGCAAGGGGGCCGTACCGGAAAACCGCCGCCGCGCCCGCGACAACGACAAGTTTCTGTCCAGCCACAAGGCCGGGCGCGCCCAGCAGATTCACTCGGCCCGCGCGCGCGCCCTGCACAAGCAACTGGAGCGCCTGGACGAACAGGCGGTGGCCCGCCCCTACACCGACCACCGGACGGTGCGCCTGGACCTGCCCCCCGCGCCCCCTGGGCCGGCCGAGGTGCTGACCGTGCAGGGCCTGAGCGCCGCGCGCGGCGGGCGCACCGTACTGAGTGACGTGACGCTGCAGGTGCGCCGGGGCGAGCGCGTCGCCCTGACCGGCCCCAACGGCGGCGGCAAAAGCACGCTGCTGCGCGCCCTGCTGGGCGAGTTGCCTGCCCACGGCACGGTGCGCTGGGGCGCTGGACTGGTACGCGCGGTGATCGGGCAGGGCGGCGAGGAACTGCGCGGCCTGAGCACAGTGGGCGACGCCCTGCTGGACGCCAACCCGCACCTGAGCCCCCACCAGTTGCACGAGGTGGCGGCGGGACTGCAGGTGCCCGGCGGCCCGGCCTTTGCCCTGAGCGCCCTGTCCGGCGGCGGGCGCACCCGTCTGAGCCTGGCCCGCCTGAGCGTGACCCGCGCCCAGGTGCTGGTGCTGGACGAACCCACGAACCACCTGGACGTGCGGGCCATTGAAACCCTGGAAAGGCTGCTGGTGACCTTTCCGGGGACCGTGCTGCTGGCCAGCCACGACCGCGCGCTGCTCTCGCGGGTGGCCACCCGCCGCTGGCAGGTGGAGGGCGGGCAGGTGCGCGAAATGAATGGGGTTTCCCCCCAGCCCACGGCGTAG